The window TATTGGGAATACCCGGCATCCCGCAGAAACAGTATATTGGGATATGTTTGGATTGGTATTCTTTGCAGTGGTCATTATTGCTGTCTTCCACTGGCGCAGCCAGAAGGAACAGCAACAAAGGGATACGCCCATCCCGGAAAACCTGGAAGGCATCCTCGAAGGGGAGGTGACCTATTACCGTTCCCTTAGCACAGCTGAACAGGAACGCTTCAGGGCATCTGTCATCAGTTTCCTCCGCCATACCCGTATAGAAGGGGTGGGAACCGAGATCGATACTACCGACAGGGTGTTGGTGGCAGCCAGTGCCGTGATCCCTATTTTCGGCTTTCCTGACTGGGAATACCGCAACCTTACCGATGTGATCATTTACGATGACCACTTCAATGAATCCTTCCAGGCCGAAGGCAGGGACAGGCAATTCATGGGAATGGTGGGAAGTGGTTACCTCAACGGGAAGATGCTGTTGAGCA is drawn from Flavihumibacter rivuli and contains these coding sequences:
- a CDS encoding zinc-dependent peptidase, with the protein product MFGLVFFAVVIIAVFHWRSQKEQQQRDTPIPENLEGILEGEVTYYRSLSTAEQERFRASVISFLRHTRIEGVGTEIDTTDRVLVAASAVIPIFGFPDWEYRNLTDVIIYDDHFNESFQAEGRDRQFMGMVGSGYLNGKMLLSKPALREGFSNKTDKHNTAIHEFVHLLDKADGAVDGIPEALLAKQYSIPWLDLVHRKINDILADRSDIDPYGATNKAEFFAVAAEYFFERPDLLRTKHPKLFDMMEMIFRQDPTRHSPKSPQ